The following proteins are encoded in a genomic region of Labilithrix sp.:
- the yhbY gene encoding ribosome assembly RNA-binding protein YhbY, which yields MAAKKTTAKKRTGPGPKRKRVLAKKIAAERAANPPPKERDLTGSQTRYLRGLGHHLDPVVQVGKDGITDGLVAATKEALLAHELVKVKVQQEAPLDRKDVGPELAKLAAASFVQVLGRTVLLYKRHPNKPKIALPPKE from the coding sequence ATGGCAGCGAAGAAGACGACCGCGAAGAAACGCACCGGCCCGGGCCCGAAGCGCAAGCGCGTGCTCGCGAAGAAGATCGCGGCGGAGCGCGCGGCGAACCCGCCGCCGAAGGAGCGCGACCTCACCGGCAGTCAGACGCGCTACCTCCGCGGCCTCGGGCATCACCTCGATCCCGTGGTGCAGGTCGGCAAGGACGGCATCACCGACGGCCTCGTCGCCGCGACGAAGGAGGCGCTCCTCGCGCACGAGCTCGTCAAGGTGAAGGTGCAGCAGGAGGCCCCGCTCGACCGGAAGGACGTCGGCCCCGAGCTCGCGAAGCTCGCCGCCGCGTCGTTCGTGCAGGTCCTCGGCCGCACCGTCCTCCTCTACAAGCGCCATCCCAACAAGCCCAAGATCGCGCTCCCCCCGAAGGAGTAG
- a CDS encoding insulinase family protein, which yields MKRLVLSISSLLLVTACGAPKVASTGPAKVEIPAYDGMPPPKKKAAPARQSPPPSGATKESPFPKVARSKLANGLGLDVVTAKTLPLVNMRVVVKAGSAYGAAPGLGDLTAEMLKNGGTRALASAELLRRVETLGSNLSIATKADSTTIALVVTKDKVAEGLSLLSQVVREPRFDDGELKKYKTRLVDQTEDQLRSNGRFTAGWIAWNELYGPTHPYAMRDALPAQIAKLGRAEVVAHHKKFFVPSNATLILAGDVDEAQAKDLAQKSFGAWTGGAAPKIDFAEPKAPDKTRVIVAHRPKSAQSDVFVVLLAPERQTKEWPRLRVATHVLGGGVASRLFGDVREQRSLAYAVSASISELAHGKQPLMLYAGTQSAKTTEAVSGLLENLDRMATSPPSAQETETARRYLSDSFAIYMETVGAIASLVGTQESLGLPDSYWDDYRREVRKTEAGDAAAASQLLFGGANERALIVVSGDADAIGQDLTRFGEVTVVDPEKEFKPIKKLEAKK from the coding sequence ATGAAGCGTCTCGTCCTCTCGATCTCGTCCCTCCTCCTCGTCACCGCCTGCGGCGCGCCCAAGGTCGCGTCGACCGGCCCCGCCAAGGTCGAAATCCCGGCCTACGACGGCATGCCGCCGCCGAAGAAGAAGGCCGCGCCGGCGCGGCAGAGCCCGCCGCCGTCGGGCGCGACGAAGGAGTCGCCCTTCCCGAAGGTCGCGCGCTCGAAGCTCGCGAACGGCCTCGGCCTCGACGTCGTCACCGCGAAGACGCTGCCGCTCGTGAACATGCGCGTCGTGGTGAAGGCGGGCTCCGCCTACGGCGCCGCCCCCGGCCTCGGCGACCTCACCGCCGAGATGCTCAAGAACGGCGGCACGCGCGCGCTCGCGAGCGCCGAGCTCCTCCGCCGCGTCGAGACCCTCGGGAGCAACCTCTCGATCGCGACGAAGGCGGACTCGACGACGATCGCCCTCGTCGTCACGAAGGACAAGGTCGCGGAGGGCCTCTCGCTCCTCTCGCAGGTCGTCCGCGAGCCGCGCTTCGACGACGGCGAGCTCAAGAAGTACAAGACGCGCCTCGTCGACCAGACCGAGGACCAGCTCCGCTCGAACGGGCGCTTCACGGCCGGCTGGATCGCGTGGAACGAGCTGTACGGACCGACCCACCCGTACGCGATGCGCGACGCGCTGCCGGCGCAGATCGCGAAGCTCGGTCGCGCAGAGGTCGTGGCGCACCACAAGAAGTTCTTCGTCCCGTCCAACGCGACGCTCATCCTCGCCGGCGACGTCGACGAGGCGCAGGCGAAGGACCTCGCCCAGAAGTCGTTCGGCGCCTGGACCGGCGGCGCCGCGCCGAAGATCGACTTCGCGGAGCCGAAGGCGCCCGACAAGACGCGCGTGATCGTCGCGCACCGGCCGAAGAGCGCGCAGTCCGACGTCTTCGTCGTCCTCCTCGCGCCGGAGCGGCAAACGAAGGAGTGGCCGCGCCTCCGCGTCGCGACCCACGTCCTCGGCGGCGGCGTCGCGAGCCGCCTCTTCGGCGACGTCCGCGAGCAGCGCTCCCTCGCCTACGCGGTGTCGGCGTCGATCAGCGAGCTTGCGCACGGCAAGCAGCCGCTCATGCTCTACGCCGGGACGCAGTCCGCGAAGACGACGGAGGCCGTCAGCGGGCTCCTCGAGAACCTCGATCGCATGGCCACGAGCCCGCCGTCGGCGCAGGAGACCGAGACCGCGCGTCGGTACTTGAGCGACAGCTTCGCGATCTACATGGAGACGGTCGGCGCGATCGCGTCCCTCGTCGGCACCCAAGAGTCGCTCGGCCTCCCCGACAGCTACTGGGACGACTACCGCCGCGAGGTCCGGAAGACCGAGGCCGGCGACGCCGCCGCCGCCTCCCAGCTCCTCTTCGGCGGGGCGAACGAGCGCGCGCTCATCGTCGTCTCCGGCGACGCGGACGCGATCGGCCAGGACCTCACGCGCTTCGGCGAGGTGACGGTGGTGGACCCGGAGAAGGAGTTCAAGCCGATCAAGAAGCTCGAGGCGAAGAAGTAG
- a CDS encoding serine/threonine protein kinase: MRAPCRHCGIAHDAYAACVRRPEKGAPAIGDSQLVGKVLGERYRVGEVMGAGSTGTVFAAEQLAFAKPAVVKVLRARHATPELVSRVFHGDALAAWSLTHPSLCEVFDIGSLSDGTPYFVMERLEGETLQARITREKLSLAAAIDMMMQLLSAIVAMHARELLLRDLRPANVFLVSRRGCRPLVKLLDVGLGRLAPLDRLQEHWTNAGPQPGGHPHYLSPERVRGEHVVEHASDLFVAGAIFYESLTGERPFGGAAWRSIVDNVCRAEPAPLHERRGDIPLELSQFVQRTLSAAPQKRPGTAKEMQDELRAIFEDARKASVSIYAPPPVSRRMTPSPIARNVVAEPYDETATRRAPVSIRSHDGAPSPLGEEPHPAVLDEMEQTLERIGHAQPPPSTKPGFALGVPAALTGEEDETQTTRMSPDIRARIDQLMNPKGKTR, translated from the coding sequence ATGCGAGCGCCCTGCCGGCACTGCGGAATCGCTCACGACGCCTACGCGGCGTGCGTTCGGCGCCCGGAGAAGGGCGCGCCCGCGATCGGCGACAGCCAGCTCGTCGGGAAGGTGCTCGGCGAGCGCTACCGCGTCGGCGAGGTGATGGGCGCGGGCTCCACCGGCACCGTGTTCGCGGCGGAGCAGCTCGCGTTCGCGAAGCCCGCGGTGGTGAAGGTCCTCCGCGCGCGGCACGCGACCCCCGAGCTCGTGAGCCGCGTGTTCCACGGCGACGCGCTCGCGGCCTGGAGCCTGACGCACCCGTCCTTGTGCGAGGTCTTCGACATCGGCTCGCTCTCGGACGGCACGCCCTACTTCGTGATGGAGCGGCTCGAAGGCGAGACGCTCCAGGCGCGCATCACGCGCGAGAAGCTGTCGCTCGCGGCGGCGATCGACATGATGATGCAGCTGCTCTCCGCCATCGTCGCGATGCACGCGCGCGAGCTGCTCCTCCGCGACCTCCGCCCCGCGAACGTGTTCCTCGTGAGCCGCCGCGGCTGCCGTCCGCTCGTGAAGCTCCTCGACGTCGGGCTCGGCCGCCTCGCGCCGCTCGATCGCCTGCAAGAGCACTGGACGAACGCGGGCCCGCAGCCGGGCGGCCACCCGCACTACCTCTCGCCGGAGCGCGTGCGCGGCGAGCACGTGGTGGAGCACGCGAGCGACCTCTTCGTCGCGGGCGCGATCTTCTACGAGTCGCTCACGGGCGAGCGGCCGTTCGGCGGCGCGGCGTGGCGCTCGATCGTCGACAACGTATGCCGCGCCGAGCCGGCCCCGCTCCACGAGCGCCGCGGCGACATCCCGCTCGAGCTCTCGCAGTTCGTGCAGCGCACGCTCTCCGCCGCGCCGCAGAAGCGCCCCGGCACCGCGAAGGAGATGCAGGACGAGCTCCGCGCGATCTTCGAGGACGCGCGGAAGGCTTCGGTGTCGATCTACGCGCCGCCGCCGGTCTCGCGCCGCATGACCCCGAGCCCGATCGCGCGGAACGTCGTCGCCGAGCCGTACGACGAGACCGCGACCCGACGCGCGCCGGTGTCGATCCGCTCGCACGACGGCGCGCCGTCGCCGCTCGGCGAAGAGCCCCATCCCGCGGTCCTCGACGAGATGGAGCAGACGCTCGAGCGCATCGGCCACGCGCAACCGCCACCTTCGACGAAACCGGGCTTTGCGCTCGGTGTCCCCGCCGCGCTCACCGGCGAAGAAGACGAGACGCAGACGACGAGGATGAGCCCCGACATCCGCGCGCGCATCGACCAGCTGATGAACCCCAAGGGCAAGACGCGTTAG
- a CDS encoding vitamin B12-dependent ribonucleotide reductase, translating into MRKQAAATQAKARPAQAQAQAQKKSERKSSPSLHTPPRKGGGRGVTVARMFTRPGVDPLESGAPGLPTPTGQKTELVYERRSSIITNPDGSIVFKMEGAEIPSQWSQLATDIVISKYFRKAGLHGDAKVGEKSVRQVVHRIAHTIRDAADKFGGYFATKADADAFEAELSFLMVHQAGAFNSPVWFNCGLWAEYGITGSGGNWAAAVAGLPGYQGHNGAKSKGPAQTQVFETKNAYERPQCSACFIQSANDDLMSIYDLIKAEARLFKYGSGTGSNFSNIRGRQEKLSGGGTSSGLMSFLEVFDRAAGATKSGGTTRRAAKMVCLDMDHPEIEDFINWKVREEKKALALIAAGYPNDFNGEAYHTVSGQNSNNSVRVTDEFMTAVKAGGKWQTIMRTSGEVCETLDAKNLWGQVAKAAWHCADPGVQYDSTINRWHTCPNSGKINASNPCSEYMFLDDTACNLSSINLTKFLKESEDGVQSFDVDGFRHACRVFFMAQEILVDLSSYPTEQIARNSHDYRPLGLGYANLGSLLMQMGVPYDSDEGRAIAGALTAIMCGKAYATSAEMASTKGAFVGFAKNREPMLKVMGMHRDAAYQINRDKCPTALYRAACEDWDVAVRLGEAHGYRNAQATVLAPTGTIGLLMDCDTTGVEPDFALVKFKKLAGGGYFKIVNQSVPSALKKLGYSASEIQEIVAFVTGTNTLLAAPNVNRKTLKDRGLRDEELAKAEAALPGLFDLDSAFAPWVLGEDTYDRLGVTKEARSVRGFSLLTTLGFTKAEIDEAADHIIGRMTIEGAPYLKPSHYPVFDCANRCGKTGQRFLPAMSHVHMMAAVQPFLSGAISKTVNLPNDATVEEVQEVYEEGWRLGLKAVALYRDGCKASQPLSTKKDSEKEEKLEAKLSETQHSGETLAPIPKTSEPQETTQLSLLHAGGATAAAGSRPKGLRVRLPKKRVGFTQEARVGGHKIFLRTGQYEDGTLGEIFIDMHKEGAAFRSMMNCFAMSVSIGLQYGVPLATYVEQFTFTRFEPQGIVEGHPYVKMATSIVDYLFRTLAVEYLGRYDLAHVKPESEQEIPHAGFVGGGIKEDRPSDSERIRAEAAHSLAYTPEAIQRIGAEAETLERTDGYEAAALATPGKTPEPKAKTAAHAYGSSEPVNPLDAQLDAMMGDAPVCDGCGHITVRNGACYKCLNCGNSMGCS; encoded by the coding sequence ATGCGGAAGCAGGCTGCAGCGACGCAGGCGAAGGCTCGTCCGGCGCAAGCGCAGGCGCAGGCGCAGAAGAAGAGCGAGCGCAAGAGCTCGCCTTCCCTGCACACGCCGCCTCGCAAGGGCGGAGGCCGCGGCGTCACCGTCGCGCGCATGTTCACGCGCCCCGGCGTCGACCCCCTCGAGAGCGGCGCGCCCGGCCTCCCCACCCCCACCGGCCAGAAGACCGAGCTCGTCTACGAGCGGCGCTCGAGCATCATCACGAACCCGGACGGCTCGATCGTCTTCAAGATGGAGGGCGCCGAGATCCCGTCGCAGTGGAGCCAGCTCGCGACGGACATCGTCATCTCGAAGTACTTCCGCAAGGCCGGCCTCCACGGCGACGCGAAGGTGGGCGAGAAGAGCGTGCGCCAGGTCGTCCACCGCATCGCGCACACGATCCGCGACGCGGCCGACAAGTTCGGCGGCTACTTCGCGACGAAGGCCGACGCCGACGCGTTCGAGGCGGAGCTCTCCTTCCTGATGGTGCACCAGGCCGGCGCGTTCAACTCGCCGGTGTGGTTCAACTGCGGGCTCTGGGCCGAGTACGGCATCACCGGCTCCGGCGGCAACTGGGCCGCGGCCGTGGCGGGCCTCCCCGGCTACCAGGGCCACAACGGCGCGAAGAGCAAGGGCCCGGCCCAGACCCAGGTCTTCGAGACGAAGAACGCCTACGAGCGCCCGCAGTGCTCGGCGTGCTTCATCCAGTCGGCGAACGACGACCTGATGAGCATCTACGACCTCATCAAGGCGGAGGCGCGCCTCTTCAAGTACGGCTCGGGGACGGGCTCGAACTTCAGCAACATCCGCGGGCGGCAGGAGAAGCTCTCCGGCGGCGGCACGTCGAGCGGCCTCATGAGCTTCCTCGAGGTCTTCGATCGCGCGGCCGGCGCGACGAAGTCGGGCGGCACCACGCGTCGCGCCGCGAAGATGGTCTGCCTCGACATGGACCACCCCGAGATCGAGGACTTCATCAACTGGAAGGTGCGCGAGGAGAAGAAGGCGCTCGCGCTCATCGCCGCGGGGTACCCGAACGACTTCAACGGCGAGGCGTACCACACCGTCAGCGGCCAGAACTCGAACAACTCGGTCCGCGTGACCGACGAGTTCATGACGGCGGTGAAGGCCGGCGGCAAGTGGCAGACGATCATGCGCACGAGCGGTGAGGTCTGCGAGACGCTCGACGCGAAGAACCTCTGGGGCCAGGTCGCGAAGGCGGCGTGGCACTGCGCCGACCCGGGCGTGCAGTACGACTCCACGATCAACCGGTGGCACACGTGCCCGAACTCCGGGAAGATCAACGCGTCGAACCCGTGCTCCGAGTACATGTTCCTCGACGACACGGCGTGCAACCTGTCGTCGATCAACCTGACGAAATTCCTCAAGGAGTCCGAGGACGGCGTCCAGAGCTTCGACGTCGACGGCTTCCGCCACGCGTGCCGCGTCTTCTTCATGGCGCAGGAGATCCTCGTCGATCTCTCGAGCTACCCGACGGAGCAGATCGCGCGGAACAGCCACGACTACCGCCCGCTCGGCCTCGGCTACGCGAACCTCGGCTCGCTGCTGATGCAGATGGGCGTCCCGTACGACTCGGACGAGGGTCGCGCCATCGCCGGCGCGCTCACCGCGATCATGTGCGGCAAGGCCTACGCGACGAGCGCGGAGATGGCGTCTACGAAGGGCGCGTTCGTCGGCTTCGCGAAGAACCGCGAGCCGATGCTCAAGGTCATGGGGATGCACCGCGACGCCGCCTATCAGATCAACCGCGACAAGTGCCCGACCGCGCTCTACCGCGCGGCGTGCGAGGACTGGGACGTCGCGGTCCGCCTCGGCGAAGCGCACGGCTACCGCAACGCGCAGGCGACGGTGCTCGCGCCGACCGGCACGATCGGCCTCTTGATGGACTGCGACACGACCGGCGTCGAGCCTGACTTCGCGCTCGTGAAGTTCAAGAAGCTCGCCGGCGGCGGCTACTTCAAGATCGTGAACCAGTCGGTGCCGAGCGCGCTCAAGAAGCTCGGCTACAGCGCGTCGGAGATCCAGGAGATCGTCGCGTTCGTCACCGGCACCAACACGCTGCTCGCGGCGCCGAACGTCAACCGCAAGACGCTGAAGGACCGCGGCCTCCGCGACGAGGAGCTCGCGAAGGCGGAGGCGGCCCTCCCCGGCCTCTTCGACCTCGACTCCGCGTTCGCGCCGTGGGTCCTCGGCGAGGACACCTACGATCGCCTCGGCGTCACGAAGGAGGCCCGCTCGGTGCGCGGCTTCTCGCTCCTCACGACGCTCGGCTTCACGAAGGCCGAGATCGACGAGGCGGCGGACCACATCATCGGTCGCATGACGATCGAGGGCGCGCCCTACCTCAAGCCGTCGCACTACCCGGTCTTCGACTGCGCGAACCGCTGCGGGAAGACGGGGCAGCGCTTCCTCCCCGCGATGAGCCACGTGCACATGATGGCGGCGGTGCAGCCGTTCCTCTCGGGCGCGATCTCGAAGACGGTGAACCTCCCCAACGACGCCACGGTCGAAGAGGTGCAGGAGGTCTACGAGGAGGGCTGGCGCCTCGGCCTCAAGGCGGTCGCGCTCTACCGCGACGGGTGCAAGGCCTCGCAGCCGCTCTCGACGAAGAAGGACTCCGAGAAGGAGGAGAAGCTCGAGGCGAAGCTCTCGGAGACGCAGCACTCGGGAGAGACGCTCGCGCCGATCCCGAAGACGAGCGAGCCGCAGGAGACGACGCAGCTCTCGCTCCTCCACGCCGGCGGCGCGACGGCGGCCGCGGGCTCGCGCCCGAAGGGTCTCCGCGTCCGCCTCCCGAAGAAGCGCGTCGGCTTCACGCAGGAGGCGCGCGTCGGCGGTCACAAGATCTTCCTCCGCACCGGCCAGTACGAGGACGGCACGCTCGGTGAGATCTTCATCGACATGCACAAGGAGGGCGCCGCCTTCCGCTCGATGATGAACTGCTTCGCGATGAGCGTGTCGATCGGCCTCCAGTACGGCGTGCCGCTCGCCACCTACGTCGAGCAGTTCACGTTCACCCGCTTCGAGCCGCAGGGGATCGTCGAGGGCCATCCGTACGTGAAGATGGCGACGTCGATCGTCGACTACCTCTTCCGCACCCTCGCGGTCGAGTACCTCGGCCGCTACGACCTCGCGCACGTGAAGCCGGAGAGCGAGCAGGAGATCCCGCACGCGGGCTTCGTCGGCGGCGGCATCAAGGAAGACCGCCCGTCCGACAGCGAGCGCATCCGCGCCGAGGCCGCCCACTCGCTCGCGTACACGCCGGAGGCGATCCAGCGCATCGGCGCCGAGGCCGAGACGCTCGAGCGCACCGACGGCTACGAAGCCGCGGCGCTGGCGACCCCGGGCAAGACCCCGGAGCCGAAGGCGAAGACGGCGGCGCACGCCTACGGCAGCAGCGAGCCGGTGAACCCGCTCGACGCCCAGCTCGACGCGATGATGGGCGACGCCCCCGTCTGCGACGGCTGCGGCCACATCACCGTCCGCAACGGCGCCTGCTACAAGTGCCTCAACTGCGGCAACAGCATGGGCTGCTCCTAA